The sequence GCGCATTCTCATGTTTGGATAGTTTTGCGAACTCTGGGCAATACGATCTTTGGTCAGCGTTTTCAAATCAGTCATTTGGAATCCTGAATAAAAAGGTTATCGACGCGCGCTGTGCGGGAGTTTGCGGCAGGCTGTCGTTAGATAACTACTAAATATATCCTTTTAGCGACGGCTACCGTGTCATTTTGAGGCTTGTGTGGCAGAGAATTAATGCTGCCAAGAACGGTTGAAAACGGTTCGGTCGTTCGTTGCGCCTTATTCGCTGGCATTTGTTTCGACGAAGTAAAGTACGGCATTTATCAGTCCATCGAGATTGAATTCTTCCGCTTGCCCTTCACACTTGCCGAGGCACTCAACTGCAGTCGCGGTAGTTTGTGGACCGATTGAGATGATCGCTGTTCGTCTGAGGATTTGTCGAAGACTGGAGGCATCACTGTTGTCGAAAATGGAAAAAGCATTGCGCAAGATTTGAGCGAGATTGCGCACTGATTGGGAACTGGCGACGGTTATGATGTCGACCTGTCCTCTGACCAACATTTCAGTGAGGCTGGCTACGGTTTGATTGGAGGTGCTGGCAGGCACAGTCTGGTAAGCCTGTACTACATCCACTTCGGCACCGGCTGCTTGAAATTTTTCAACGATCAGGTCGCGACCGATGTTCGTTCTGGGCCAGAGAA is a genomic window of Candidatus Melainabacteria bacterium containing:
- a CDS encoding uroporphyrinogen-III synthase codes for the protein MKKTHPLTGISIVVTRAGHQASELTSRLTALGASVIELPTIEIVPPLNWQSVDTAIARIDEYDWIMFASTNAVQYFISRWAERPSGRMFTGKYATIGPSTTETLRRNNLNPSFQPSGSFVSEDFVDQFPGYPNLTGLKILWPRTNIGRDLIVEKFQAAGAEVDVVQAYQTVPASTSNQTVASLTEMLVRGQVDIITVASSQSVRNLAQILRNAFSIFDNSDASSLRQILRRTAIISIGPQTTATAVECLGKCEGQAEEFNLDGLINAVLYFVETNASE